A genomic region of Oenanthe melanoleuca isolate GR-GAL-2019-014 chromosome 25, OMel1.0, whole genome shotgun sequence contains the following coding sequences:
- the FRMD8 gene encoding FERM domain-containing protein 8 — MDGEGEGEGEGASAPPGAAALLYLPDGSALPLPLEPPPGPTAAELLRRLQGALRLPPAAGDALALWLGSELLEVQLKPRHRPLRLVRHWPELLLRFSLGSPAAIAQDEPCLQLRRNVFFPKNRELELQEEELLRLLYEEAREQLRGGRYPVDPPEAAELGGLSCRLRLGPFEPGRHTELSLRPLLGELLPPGPPARWGALFRRSREPGPSQRLLEAFARAPGPEAPPAGLYRDFLRRCHALPGYGCAFFPGAIERPSGGLLGRGGLRPVSVAVGLEGVTIIDPRQKHVLLSLTYPELCWELVGAVGQDGDPAGQEGDPSEPPQLWLEFDGDHEGAPVNRLLRVFSPQAELMSALIECCIELGGAAPPPEEQAPPPEEQAPPPAAAAAAAPPPEPGRARGAPLRRQKSVTEPRLQRLATIDYVREGQELRRVKPPRRSASFFSRGGSGGGSYGPVAGGSGGAGPEQG, encoded by the exons ATGGacggggagggggagggggagggggaaggcGCGTCCGCCCCGCCGGGCGCTGCCG ccctgctgtacCTGCCGGACGGGtcggcgctgccgctgccgctggAGCCGCCCCCGGGCCCCACGGCCGCGGAGCTGCTGCGCcgcctgcagggggcgctgcgcCTCCCGCCCGCCGCGGGGGACGCGCTGGCGCTGTGGCTGGGGTCGGAGCTGCTCg AGGTGCAGCTGAAGCCGCGGCACCGACCCCTGCGCCTGGTGCGGCACTGGCCGGAGCTGCTGCTGCGCTTCAGCCTCGGCTCGCCCGCGGCCATCGCCCAAG ATGAGCCGTGTCTGCAGCTGCGCAGGAACGTGTTCTTCCCGAAGAACCGCGAGCTGGAG ctgcaggaggaggagctgctgcggTTGCTCTATGAGGAGGCGcgggagcagctgaggggggGTCGCTACCCCGTGGACCCCCCCGAGGCGGCcgagctgggggggctcagctgCCGCCTGCGCCTGGGGCCGTTCGAGCCCGGCCGGCACACGGAGCTCAGCCTGCG GCcgctgctgggggagctgctgccgcCGGGTCCTCCGGCCCGCTGGGGGGCGCTGTTCCGGCGCTCGCGCGAGCCGGGCCCCTCCCAGCGGCTGCTCGAGGCCTTTGCGCGTGCGCCGGGCCCCGAGGCGCCCCCTGCCGGATTGTACCGGGACTTCCTGCGGCGCTGCCACGCCCTGCCCGGCTACGG GTGCGCCTTCTTCCCGGGAGCCATTGAGCGACCGTCGGGGGGGCTGCTGGGCCGGGGGGGGCTGCGCCCCGTCAGCGTCGCCGTGGGGCTGGAGGGGGTCACCATCATCGACCCCCGCCAGAAG cacgtgctgctgtccctgacgTACCCcgagctgtgctgggagctggtggGGGCCGTGGGGCAGGACGGGGACCCCGCGGGGCAGGAGGGGgacccctcagagcccccccagctctggctcGAGTTCGATGGGGACCACGAGGGAGCCCCCGTGAACCGACTGCTGCGGGTGTTCTCCCCCCAG GCGGAGCTGATGAGCGCCCTCATCGAGTGCTGCATCGAGCtgggcggggcggccccgccccccgaGGAACAAGCCCCGCCCCCCGAGGAACAagccccgccccccgccgctGCTgcagccgcggccccgccccccgaGCCGGGCCGCGCGCGCGGCGCCCCCTTGCGGCGGCAGAAGAGCGTGACCGAGCCCCGCCTGCAGCGCCTCGCGACCATCGACTACGTGCGGGAGG ggcaggagctgcggCGGGTGAAGCCCCCCCGGCGCTCCGCGTCCTTCTTCAGCCGGGGCGGGTCTGGGGGCGGCTCCTACGGCCCCGTggcggggggctcggggggggcCGGGCCcgagcagggctga